The Candidatus Bathyarchaeota archaeon genomic sequence TATGGGTCTGTGGAATTTAGAAGGGACATAAACCATATTGCATCCGCATAGCGGCTTATGCTGGTTACGTTATTTGGAAACAGGATGACGGGGAGCCCAACAGCTCGTTTAATCGTTTTAACCACACTGTCAAGATGTTTAGTAGAGATAAAAGTGGACCCCCCTACCATTATGGCGGATGTCCCGCTCGCTTTTGCCTTCTCAGCAATCACCGAGGCTTGTGATGGAGTAACTTTCTCTGGATCGATAAGCGTTATATGAATTGCACCTTCGCTCTGAATCTTGCCAAGTAAATACTTCTCTACAGAACCCACCATTGCAGCTTCACCTTACAGCTATCCTCAACTTTGCCTTGCAGTTGTGTTCTTCAACCCGCTGTAAAATTTGTCAGTAAACATGCAATATACGTCTATCTCACCCAGGGCTTGCTTAACCGGAAACTCTTCCTGTGCCCCACAGTTTCCGCAGCTCACAACTGCGCGGCCTTCTTCACGAAACATCTCCACGCGAACTGCTTCTTTTCCGCAGCTTGGGCAGGAGTAGAGTTTCGGCAACCGTTTTTTGGGGATACGAATCACTTTTCTTCTTCTTCTTCCCATACTTCAGTCCTTCACATTTCGTCAAGCCACATTTAAATCATTTATTAATCTTCGTCCTTAAATACTTGCCTAATCCAATATGCATTGGAGAGAACATCCCTTGAAACTCACTCAACAAGTCTTGGAGTTGAACTGGGAAGAAGTCAAAACCAAGATTACTCGCTTCATAAAAGATTACGTGGAAAAAGCCAAGGCGAAAGGCATAGTGCTCGGTCTTTCAGGAGGTGTTGACAGTAGCACAGCAGCAGCCCTATCCGCTATAGCCATTGGAGGAAACAAAATTTTAGGGCTACTACTACCAGAAAAGGAGACCTACAGCCCTGAAGACATAAGACATGCCGAGCTTGTCGCAGAAAAATTCGGGATAAAAACTGAAATTATTGATATAACACCAACGTTGGAGGCTTTGCAGAAAACAATACCGGCTTTCGATCCAGAGGACAAGCTCTCTAATGGGAACTTGAAAGCCCGCACACGAATGCTTTATTTATATTACTACGCCAACAAATTTAACCTAATAGTGTGTGGTAGTTCAGATAAATCTGAAGTAATGATAGGGTATTTCACTAAGTGGGGAGACGCCGCGGCGGATATAGCACCTCTAATGGATCTTTACAAGACTCAAGTGCGAAAACTGGCAAAGCATATAGATGTCCCAGAAGAAATTGTCAACAAACCATCAACACCAATGCTTTGGCCTGGACAAACAGCTGAAGAGGAAATAGGCGTAAAGTACGAAGTTTTAGATCTCATTCTTTACGGCCTCGAACACTTTATGAAGGTTGAAGAAATAGCGGAACAATTAGGCTTGAAAAAAGAGTTGGTGGAAAGAGTGGAGACACGGTGGAAAAACATGGAGCACAAGAGACGAATGCCTTTGACGACAAAAATCCAATACAGAACAGTGGGGCTTGACTTCAGACTCCCCCATACTCAACAGTAGATTGGTGAATGTATGAAAAATAAATTCAAAGTGGCGTTGTGTCAAATAAGCTGTCAAAGAGGGGACAAGACAGCTAATATACAAAAAATGGAAGAATCTACCGCAAAGGCTAAACAGCAGGGTGCAGAACTTGTGATTTTTCCAGAACTTTCATTAACCGGCTATACACTTAGAGATGAGCTTTACAGGTTAGCAGAAAAAATTCCAGGTCCATCCACAAACACCATAAAAGAGATCGCCCGAAAATATGAAATCCACATAGTCTTTGGCATGCCAGAACTAAGCGAAAAAACACAAGCCACCTTATACAACACCGCAGTCCTTGTGGGACCAAAGGGCTTTATAGGGAAATATCGGAAAATGTATCTACCAACACATAGCATATTTGAGGAAAAACGATACTTCAGGCAAGGATATCATGCAGGAGTATTTGAAACCGAACTCGGTAGCATAGGACTTATAATATGCTATGATATCTTCTTTCCAGAAGTATGCCGCCTAACGAGACTTGAAGGAGCACAATTAATTGCATGTATTTCAGCTTCACCCGCAATTCGTCGCGGATTCTTTGAAAATTTAACCATCGCAAGAGCTATAGAAAACACAGCGTTCTTGGCATACGTAAATCTTGTTGGCGTAGAAGATGGGCTACAATTTTGGGGAGGT encodes the following:
- a CDS encoding NAD+ synthase, which codes for MHWREHPLKLTQQVLELNWEEVKTKITRFIKDYVEKAKAKGIVLGLSGGVDSSTAAALSAIAIGGNKILGLLLPEKETYSPEDIRHAELVAEKFGIKTEIIDITPTLEALQKTIPAFDPEDKLSNGNLKARTRMLYLYYYANKFNLIVCGSSDKSEVMIGYFTKWGDAAADIAPLMDLYKTQVRKLAKHIDVPEEIVNKPSTPMLWPGQTAEEEIGVKYEVLDLILYGLEHFMKVEEIAEQLGLKKELVERVETRWKNMEHKRRMPLTTKIQYRTVGLDFRLPHTQQ
- a CDS encoding carbon-nitrogen hydrolase family protein, which gives rise to MKNKFKVALCQISCQRGDKTANIQKMEESTAKAKQQGAELVIFPELSLTGYTLRDELYRLAEKIPGPSTNTIKEIARKYEIHIVFGMPELSEKTQATLYNTAVLVGPKGFIGKYRKMYLPTHSIFEEKRYFRQGYHAGVFETELGSIGLIICYDIFFPEVCRLTRLEGAQLIACISASPAIRRGFFENLTIARAIENTAFLAYVNLVGVEDGLQFWGGSKLIGPNGRTIVTAKYDEEDLVIGEIDYTEIRQIEPFVPTLRDLRPEIFYKLKEKAEKI